The Porites lutea chromosome 4, jaPorLute2.1, whole genome shotgun sequence genome contains a region encoding:
- the LOC140932727 gene encoding uncharacterized protein — MYGRPQGDQGVFAKTFSDDSLGDSTRSLLSPVFHGDGGRFEPSELSDGSLSSGDETDKESLHQSRNSGKDYSLDFEKSYTSDKPRTNGYTTPFASNSFSRHKSSSRKSTSSVSRSNTTNHKSGKIASSKTAKSKGDCLSPWESWLIKKTAEDREKAKQKRLDTKKETEESERKKWEREQLLKQASEKYEEWLERKKMVIAEERRTQKLKEQLEQEQKENSRRFILEKAAVKYNNWLDDKKVQEREKKRKEEINAREKKEREVERKLHSEEAYINWMAQVKERPKPVYNSFGYTGGVLTGYYEWGSYPAPSYYNPIPWVPPKVKTNCERRKGKKELQPASPPLLFRDIDLRKAKEKKK; from the coding sequence ATGTATGGAAGACCGCAGGGAGATCAAGGGGTTTTTGCAAAGACATTTTCGGACGATTCCCTCGGTGATTCGACTCGTTCTTTGCTCTCGCCAGTTTTTCATGGTGATGGCGGCAGATTTGAACCCTCCGAGCTCTCTGACGGTTCCCTAAGTAGCGGCGATGAAACAGACAAGGAAAGCCTTCATCAGTCTAGAAATAGCGGAAAAGATTATAGTCTCGATTTTGAAAAGTCTTACACCTCAGATAAGCCAAGAACAAATGGATACACTACTCCGTTTGCCAGTAACTCCTTTTCAAGGCACAAAAGTTCTTCAAGGAAATCGACCAGTTCTGTCTCCAGATCAAATACAACAAATCATAAAAGTGGTAAAATTGCTAGCTCTAAAACAGCTAAAAGTAAAGGTGATTGTCTTTCGCCGTGGGAAAGTTGGCTTATTAAAAAGACTGCAGAAGATCGTGAGAAGGCGAAGCAGAAACGACTTGACACGAAAAAGGAAACCGAGGAGAGTGAGCGAAAGAAATGGGAAAGGGAACAACTTCTGAAACAGGCGAGCGAAAAATACGAGGAATGGCTTGAAAGGAAAAAGATGGTAATAGCAGAGGAAAGAAGGACTCAAAAGCTAAAGGAACAACTTGAACaagaacagaaagaaaattcaagacGCTTTATTTTGGAGAAAGCAGCTGTGAAGTACAATAATTGGCTGGACGATAAGAAAGTtcaagagagagaaaagaagagaaaggaagagaTAAAtgcaagagaaaagaaagaaagggaagTGGAGAGAAAACTGCATAGTGAGGAAGCATACATCAATTGGATGGCACAGGTTAAAGAGAGACCTAAACCAGTTTACAACAGCTTTGGTTACACAGGAGGAGTGTTGACGGGGTATTATGAATGGGGCTCATATCCTGCTCCAAGTTATTATAATCCAATTCCATGGGTTCCaccaaaagtgaaaacaaactGTGAGAGGAGAAAGGGCAAAAAAGAATTGCAGCCTGCATCTCCTCCACTTCTGTTTAGAGACATTGACCTtagaaaggcaaaagaaaagaagaaataa
- the LOC140932729 gene encoding transmembrane protein 19-like — protein sequence MAIPFLQFLIRTGFAVFSCLIIVQHGLKKKSLDVTGAVAAVVVGFLLTLSNLCFFASCATFFLSSSKLTRFKSDVKEKIEDDFKKGGQRNWIQVFCNGGVPTLLALFYMIDVGIGEHAIDFAKDFTSSVLSIAVLGSFACSCGDTWASEIGTTISSHVPVLITTFTKVPVGTNGGITITGTVASVLGGTVIGVAYYLSLVSILAVRRITVITPQWPVIVMGCLGGFLGSVYDSLLGATLQYSGYCSVRKRVVNKPSPSTKHISGRSILDNHAVNLVSSLLTSITMPFIGYFLWKAIDDQY from the exons ATGGCTATTCCCTTTCTACAATTCCTAATTAGGACTGGTTTTGCTGTTTTCTCATGTCTTATTATCGTACAACACGGACTTAAGAAGAAATCACTGGATGTGACCGGCGCTGTTGCCGCTGTAGTAGTAGGGTTTTTGTTGACCTTGAGCAACCTTTGCTTCTTCGCTTCTTGTGCAACGTTCTTCCTCTCAAGTTCAAAGCTGACAAGATTCAAATCCGACGTCAAGGAGAAAATAGAAGACGACTTTAAAAAAG GAGGTCAGAGAAATTGGATACAGGTTTTCTGCAATGGAGGAGTGCCAACATTGCTGGCCCTGTTTTATATGATTGATGTCGGTATTGGAGAACATGCAATTGACTTTGCAAAGGACTTTACTTCATCTGTGCTTTCTATTGCTGTTCTCGGATCCTTTGCTTGCAGCTGTGGGGATACGTGGGCATCAGAAATAGGAACAACCATAAGTTCTCATGTCCCTGTTCTTATAACAACATTCACTAAAGTCCCTGTAGGAACCAATGGTGGAATCACAATAACTGGAACTGTCGCAAGTGTTCTTGGTGGAACTGTGATTGGAGTTGCTTATTATTTATCATTGGTATCAATATTGGCAGTGCGCAGGATCACAGTGATTACCCCACAATGGCCAGTCATAGTAATGGGTTGTTTAGGAGGCTTTCTTGGATCTGTGTATGATTCATTACTGGGTGCAACTTTGCAGTACTCTGGATATTGTTCAGTAAGGAAACGTGTTGTTAACAAACCTTCCCCAAGCACAAAACACATTTCAGGAAGATCCATCCTTGATAACCATGCTGTCAACCTCGTGTCAAGTCTTCTTACAAGTATCACAATGCCCTTCATTGGCTACTTTTTATGGAAAGCGATTGATGACCAATATTAG
- the LOC140934975 gene encoding uncharacterized protein, producing MEEALSKTENGEAWKNGALHAIMKMILNPTETQRNHRSYLNSWQRYKTFEEGLKKESGRNVELLLSGSMAECLFAQHWVYKDGRREALNDIDIMLVDCSMTIVERSELVQLECSGVVDKDQDSQTAAVIKMNSCYSTAKCCRQEQLKPLDTPTPASTPPSQKELFLEPTNHAGYAQLYELSVEGKPVFLSVESFKGFWSGIVNKTALYSLVTSGPQLPSGGAVVSGPALNRRDRPNRRNNYAHDYVPCLHCPKWPTMANKWSERKRTVEWPGERLISDIMSDGCHVVPVSHHNNDNKSYHTEWRLSFSGAEKRLVNSLSMEQRQSYIIAKLIMKQVIKEIQERPSQPPLDKTPSSYHLKTILLWKCEEKLLEEWNNLLNSAVGLLKTFEDHLRKGNIPNYFIPENNMISHIKHYELVSVADGIATSLDDLPKTLHHVFLSAYNTVLDYDHDYSPVLRLVDYQLKLFCHTGKAGDKFYLLYILNLLVDSLSATITGIWDDLQPLKDYKHILNIYCSHCNVQAGHVTLPRPPDLSAEESSKTMMILLQYLYTLLQDNHILNHLQTDIFAVMSRILTRTLPSLSLSEGTEELFGQCCKESLNIFQTVCKKLGIDHSSDVSCHDELTVLSGIRFIFVKNPEFAELQTFEFATQRLKKFKEGGQLETVRHLQW from the coding sequence ATGGAAGAAGCGCTgtcaaaaacagaaaatggtGAAGCTTGGAAAAATGGGGCTTTACACGCAATcatgaaaatgatattaaatCCAACAGAGACACAGCGCAACCACAGATCGTACCTCAATTCTTGGCAAAGATACAAGACGTTTGAGGAAGGgctgaaaaaagaaagtggTAGAAATGTTGAACTTCTCCTCTCTGGCAGCATGGCTGAATGTCTGTTTGCACAGCACTGGGTCTACAAGGATGGTAGAAGGGAAGCTTTAAATGATATTGACATTATGCTTGTGGATTGTTCGATGACAATTGTAGAAAGAAGCGAATTGGTCCAATTGGAGTGTTCAGGGGTCGTTGATAAAGACCAAGACTCTCAGACAGCCGCAGTCATAAAGATGAATTCATGTTATTCCACAGCTAAATGCTGCAGACAAGAACAACTAAAACCCTTGGACACTCCAACGCCTGCTAGCACTCCTCCATCACAAAAGGAGCTCTTTCTTGAGCCAACTAATCACGCTGGCTATGCTCAACTGTATGAACTTAGTGTGGAGGGCAAGCCTGTTTTCCTATCAGTGGAAAGTTTCAAGGGGTTCTGGTCTGGGATTGTTAACAAAACTGCTTTATATTCCCTGGTCACAAGTGGTCCACAGCTTCCATCAGGCGGGGCTGTTGTGAGTGGCCCTGCCCTAAACAGACGGGATCGCCCAAACAGAAGGAATAACTACGCTCATGATTATGTTCCATGTTTGCATTGTCCTAAATGGCCAACAATGGCAAATAAATGGTCTGAAAGGAAAAGAACAGTTGAATGGCCTGGTGAAAGGTTAATTTCTGATATCATGAGCGATGGTTGTCATGTTGTTCCTGTATCTCACCACAATAATGACAATAAGTCATACCATACTGAGTGGAGGCTATCTTTTTCTGGTGCAGAGAAAAGGCTTGTGAACTCTTTGTCAATGGAGCAACGTcaaagttacattattgcaaagTTAATTATGAAACAAGTAATCAAGGAAATTCAGGAAAGGCCCTCTCAACCTCCTCTTGACAAAACTCCATCTTCTTATCATTTGAAAACAATCCTATTATGGAAATGTGAGGAAAAGCTCTTAGAAGAGTGGAACAACCTTCTAAATTCAGCAGTAGGTTTGCTGAAAACCTTTGAAGATCATTTGAGAAAAGGTAACATCCCAAACTACTTTATACCTGAGAACAACATGATCAGTCACATAAAACATTACGAGCTTGTTTCAGTGGCAGATGGAATAGCAACATCCCTGGATGATCTTCCCAAAACATTGCACCATGTTTTTCTTAGTGCTTATAATACTGTACTGGACTATGATCATGATTACAGTCCAGTGTTAAGACTTGTTGATTATCAGTTAAAGCTTTTTTGTCACACTGGCAAGGCAGGAGATAAATTCTATCTCCTCTATATCCTGAATTTATTGGTGGACTCACTGTCTGCGACAATTACAGGAATATGGGACGATCTACAACCTCTGAAGGACTACAAGCatattttaaacatttattgTAGTCATTGTAATGTACAGGCTGGACATGTAACACTTCCACGACCCCCAGATTTGAGTGCTGAAGAGTCTAGCAAAACCATGATGATTCTCCTCCAATATCTGTACACTTTATTGCAAGACAATCACATTCTGAATCATCTGCAAACTGACATCTTTGCGGTCATGTCAAGAATCTTAACGCGAACTCTTCCTTCATTGTCTTTAAGTGAAGGAACAGAAGAATTGTTTGGTCAATGTTGCAAAGAAAGCCTGAACATATTTCAGACTGTTTGTAAGAAACTTGGAATAGACCACAGTTCAGACGTTTCATGCCATGATGAATTAACTGTACTTTCTGGTATCAGGTTCATTTTCGTTAAGAACCCAGAGTTTGCTGAATTGCAGACCTTTGAGTTTGCCACCCAAAGATTAAAAAAGTTCAAAGAAGGGGGTCAGTTGGAAACTGTAAGACATCTGCAGTGGTAA
- the LOC140932730 gene encoding bcl-2 homologous antagonist/killer-like, translated as MASGGEDSSHNRPEIQPEEDERSVLRDTEGVFRHFMFQRYQDETERVEERGEMNSPTASARPDALEELRSCNDVHPFSQHVPVIGRRLGEIGDEIDAKYKDQFKDMIDSLSLTPATAYETFAAVARRLFRSGINWGRIVALLCFGYEIAVTVIRRGFSGSFLRRIIRFVVDFIFNERIARWIAQHGGWRGVLDFRLQEPSWYTVSLVLLLGALAVFTATKKTGT; from the exons ATGGCTTCAGGTGGTGAAGATTCCAGCCACAACAGGCCAGAAATTCAGCCTGAAGAAGATGAGAGATCTGTCTTAAGAGACACAGAAGGAGTTTTTCGTCATTTTATGTTTCAAAGATATCAGGATGAGACGGAGAGAGTTGAAGAAAGAGGCGAAATGAACAGTCCAACCGCTAGCGCTCGTCCAGACGCGCTGGAGGAACTGCGTTCTTGTAATGACGTTCATCCATTTTCGCAGCATGTTCCTGTTATTGGAAGGCGACTAGGAGAGATAGGCGATGAAATAGATGCTAAATACAAAGACCAATTCAAGGACATGATCGATTCATTAAGCCTTACACCAGCGACGGCCTATGAAACTTTTGCCGCTGTGGCTCGAAGGCTGTTTCGATCGGGCATAAACTGGGGTAGAATTGTTGCTCTACTCTGTTTCGGCTACGAGATTGCTGTGACTGTCATACGTAGAGGCTTCAGCGGTAGTTTTTTACGGAGAATCATTCGATTTGTGGTGGATTTTATCTTCAACGAAAGAATTGCTAGATGGATAGCACAGCATGGAGGATGG AGAGGTGTGTTAGATTTCCGGCTACAAGAGCCAAGCTGGTACACTGTCAGTCTTGTACTTTTACTAGGAGCCTTAGCCGTGTTCACTGCTACAAAGAAGACAGGAACATAA